The window CACTACAATGAACACTACAATCATCATTATCATGGTAAATTCAGAgaactactgtattttaaatttgtgtggATAGGTGGTGTAATAGACCACTGCAGTTTCTCAAGTGattgaaaaatgtattaagATTAAAAGCTGTCTTTTATAACATTACAGACAGATTCAAAATGTTaaggtacagtatattgtgGAGTTTTTGACCATTATTGCATTAGCGCTATGGATccatatttgttttttgcatgtGCAACCAGGACCTACAGGGTATCTTTAAAACTTACTACATAATTACAGCTAGTCATTGATATATGTGACATGTTTGGAGAGGAAGCACACGCGATTGTCACAAAACATAACTTAATTTATCTTGAAATAAGTCTTGTGCACATTGATCataaaacaatcaaaatttcAGTCTGAAATTTTTAATAAGGTAAGCacctttttgatttaaaaaaacatccacataCTGTAAATCTGTAATAAACGGCATTAGAAAAGACATGCCCTTTTCTTTTATATTGTATGCACCTCTTTGAGAAAAGTGCAGTATAGGATGCTAAAGGATTTGtaataatattgaaatgttGAAACTAAAAGATGAACTGCAAAGTATTTGAGAATGGGAAATCAGAGAGTAAATCGAATATCTGGATTAGAAAACAAAGCCAGGTGGGACTGAATGCATCCATGCTTttgtgacacacacatgcattcccctatttgcaaaacaaaactcTTCTAAACAAGACAGTGGAGGATTGACTGAAACCCCACATAAGGTGGACAATGCTGTCACAACACAGCCAAAGGCCCATTGGGTCAGAAAGATCACTGTTAGAACAGCAAGCCGCACCTGGAAAAACAGACCCAAAACCCCAACAGCCAACACATAAACACTAAACAAGATGTCCAGCGAGACAAGTGAAATGACAATACACAACACAGGAAAAAAGCTGGTGTAGCTGAAATGTTAGCCATGATAcagataatgatacaaaaatccATGTGAAATACAACTTAAACTGATTGATTCTGACATTCGCCTTACTTGTAGGTTTTAGTTTTGTCTAACCAAATGCCACAGATCAGGGAGCCGACCATCCCCGCAATGACAATGGTGAGGCCAATCCTCCCAGCATTCACTTCTTCTCCCTAAAGGGTCAAAGAAGATAGGACATGTGTTAGTGACCTTATGACCTTACATACTAAGGAAAGGCAGTTAGAGAGAAAGCAGACATCATTTCAAGGGAGTTGAGGTGAATTGGAGTGAGTTTATACATCTGGTGTCAATCGTTTCTCAACACCTTCTACTAAAAGGagagtaaaatgtaattaattgaATTATTTCATGACTTATACAGCAGGCTGTATCAATACTTCAATAGAGAAAAGTCTAATTGTCCTATGAACTAGTGTTAGTATGGACATTGCGACACCTCCACTAGGAAATGATAAATTCAAACTAAATACTATACTGCATGTCTACCCATGTANNNNNNNNNNTACATACAGACACAGTAGGCAGCACTTACAGGGTAATGCTCGATGATCATGCGGTTCAGCAGGGTGCCAACAGCATAGAAACAACCCACATTCAAACCTGTCAGTTGGGAAATATTGTCAAACAGTCtttacatcacaaaaaacatCTTCAAGGAAACTTTAAAGTTGAGGAATCATTGCGCTAACTTAAGTCAATTGTGAAATATTGTAATGCGAGCGGTTGAagggtttttgttttgcagttgtGTCAAATGAACCTAATCAGGCTTGTTTCCGAAACAGAGAGCTGTCCCAAACCAAGGATTTCTATAAAAGGACAGGTCTGCACGGAGTGTTTTAGAACAAAACGTTTTAGATAACGTCAGTAAGTCAGACATAAACTACACAGAAAGAACATATCCtgcataaaaaaacactgataagACCATTGACACCACTTTTGGAAAATTGTTAAGAGAATGAATTGAGTGaggatgttaaaaaaacacagaacgTATATTGCTATACTATTTGCAAATATTACTGTATAAATGAGCCTTTTACTTTAATATTACTGGACATGATCAACAGCTACAGACAGGGACAGGTGGAGCTGCAGCCCGGGACAGAGACTGACAATCCCAGGTGTATCTGAGACCATGAACTCTGCATAGTTATCTGGAAACCCAAAGATCATATGTagagggacacagagacacacacaaacacacacacacacacacacacacacacacacacaNNNNNNNNNNTAATAGTCACATGAATTGTGTCTTGTGAAGTGACACGGTAAGGTCAAGCAAGGGGAATTCATTAATTTCTCACAGTTGTTGGACGTAGGTGTTGTGACTTCACAAGGTTGACTAAATAGACAGAGAGacctttaatttaataaaacattcgGTCTTTAGGTCACATCGATTATTTGTTAAACATTGTCAGACTATTTACAAACTTTGAACCCCTCCTGGACACACTCACTCTCGTCCCTGTATTAACTATTATATAACCAATGACTTGTTTggatttttatgacatttaacgATAAGATAAACCTTGCCACACTTCAAAGGAAAACTGTTAGGGCTTTATTGGAAATGACTTGGTTTCTATGATAACATCTATTATAAAGAAGAATCAtcaaaggtgctctaagcgatgtcatgaattttttaggctacaacatcttttgtcacatacagcaaacatgtcttcactatctgcgagctgcctgtcccctgaacacactgtaaaaacgtggcctctgtagacagcccagggtctacaaacagcaacaaaaacaacctgcACCAGAAACCATAagaaacagtgttccagcctaTAATCAACAAAAAAGAGTTAGTTGGGCCATCAACGCAGCAGCGTTAGCACGTAGGTTACTTCCACAATGCATGTTCATGACTCAACCAACTCCTCCTTCATGACTCAACCAACTTGtctctgaacaaactgttatctatcacgGATAACCCCagccaccctctccaccccacatgggtccaacagaggagcagcttctctaagagacTCCAGCAGCTTTGATATCGCAcagaccgctacaggaaatcattcctaccgcAGGCAATAAAATCTTTAAagcgtcatcactgggtgctagataaggctctcagacaccacaatactgcactaaggtcaacctgcacaattggtttatttacattttagcatactattTCAGcagtttcacattttgttttcccatcctgtatatatatatataaatatgtgtttatgtattttattcctatcgttatttcatgtactgtattgtatgtatgtatattgtatccaagtatttcatttatatttacattctgtgctgtgtgactgatgtatgtttgctgctgtaacgccataatttcccatttttttggatcaataaatgtctagtatccatccatccatccatccatccatccatccatccatccatctattcatccatccatctatctatctatctatctatcttgtcACTCTCACCGCTGTCATTGTGTCAATCCTGGGTGAAAAAGGTCTAAAACCCATTATACAcaacctgctcagcaccaaacaacagacaaacagttAGCAACTAGTGGAGCATTTAGAGACTAAAGAGACTTACATTTCCATCAGAAGATGGtgaagaccaaaaacagaggtaaaattgaaagtgaatattggactttaGGCATCAGATGACCATGAACATGACATTGTTTGTTTACAAGTTTACCATATCAAGTTAAATGGTGATTATATGTCCATGTTGTCTTTACAATGGGAAGAATCAGGAAAACTGTTAATGAAGCTTTAATGGTTACAATTTAAGCCACACggttaataaataaacaagcacctaaataaaataaaagccatACCAGTGGATGTTTCTTACACTGGCCTAAAATAgcttttaaagtacttttttatgttgttccataaaatgaacataaacaaataacttttttattgtGGAGAATGTTGCTGACCGAAGCGTTGACAGACCGTaagtgatgatgaggaggatgaagggCTTGTTGCGGAGCAGTCTGAGAATAGAGGCTGTGTAGGAGTACTGCTCTGGAGGGATGCTACGTGCTGTGGCCTGGGCCTGAGTTGGAGGAAGTTTAGGGCGCTCCTGAAAGACTGACATATGAAGAAACCAAAATAttaaacacagtaaacacaaataACAGCAATAGCAGCAAACTCTACACCCACAAACATACACTGCCATGCAGGTTACAGGTGAACACTTTGCTAAATCAGCCATTGGAAAACAGTCATGATCACAGACAAGATCATGTACAAAGTAATATGTTATTTACATATGTGGTATAACATATCACAAtcagttaatttaatttaaactcTTTATTGATTCCCtaaggggaaattacatttacagttgctgttttaatacattttgtataCCTTCAGTGACACTGGAAGATGTTGTAAAATTCCTGAATTTGATTGGAATTTATCTTACTCTAAAGCTGCTAAAGGGCAAATTATAAGGGGAATATTGGGTACATTAATGTTtaaatgcttaaaataacaaaatgggACAGTTTGACATTAGTTTATCCTCTTTACATGAGGAAACAGGGCTGCAATCTTCCAAATTGTCTACCACATGCATGTCTGAGAAGGCCATAGAGTCTGTGAGCTGTGTAATGGAACACATTCAGACGCAGCTGTACAGGTCcgaacatatacagtatgctcAATCCACCTTCCCATAATGCGTGATGTAGATGCACTCATATTCTTTCCCTTAGCGTTTCTAAGGCCAGCCTCTGAGCCAGAGGACAGTCATCTTTTGGGGTGACAACTGTGACGTGACCTGTTTCAGTCTGTTTTCTCCTCGGGCTTCAAGGGGAAATACAGATGTCTGTCTTTGTGGGTTTTGGATCTGAGCCAACCTTTTCTTCCCACTGGCAAAACAAATCTGAGGGTCTGTGTTTAGTAACCAGTTCTCACTAAACCTAGGAAAATAAACACTTCTTTGAATTATTAATGATGTCAGCTGCATGTTACTAAACATTACTGTTATTCAAAGAAAATGTTATTCTAActgtacttatttttttttatttttttttaacggttTGTGCATGCAAATCTTTCTTCACCACGCTCGGTGTTTCCCCTTACTCTGTCAACCAGATCCACTCATATTATGTCTTAATGCAGTCTTTCTTTGCAGTTAACTTTGGCTgccaatttgtttaaaaaaggaaggCAGCAGCCAAACTTCTTCTCTCACCTCTCTTTGCATAGAGTTTATGCAAATCTCTTAATCCTGAGGTCTGCCCTGCTGACTCACAGGCCTGTTGCAGGGCTACAGATGGCCCTGCCAGCAGGACAACCCTCACACATGGCATCTTTCATGTATGTGTGAGGGTGTGCTATGCGTGTGAGTATAATATGTGTCATATCATGAAACCAATGAGGCCAACTGGAATGAATTATCTCGCTGGAGTAACCAAGAGCAGCATAAGTCACGTCCATTGCCATAAACCATAACATGACTAAGGTAAAGTCTGTATGTGCTGTAAAGAATTTCTGATCAGCGATCTAATGAGTTGTGTGACGTGGTTGAATTTAACGCTTATCTATCTTTCTTGTTATACAATCAACACTGACGGTTTAGTCAGTCTGAAAGTTGTACATGGTGCCACTATGGAAGGCCTTCACAAGCATCCTTTTGTGTTTCTGAACGCAGACTGCTCACGAGcctccccccacccacccagtCCTGACAGGACAACAGCTATTTCATGCAACCCAGCCCACAGTTCTCTATGGAAGAGTACATACTAAGATTGTTTGCTACAGACTTTctccacaacaaaaaacaacataaaatcaaCTACATCTGAGGTGATGaatttgtaattaaaaaaaattaaattctgAGATAATGCTTAGGGAACCGGTAGGAAAAGGACATGGTGGTGAAAATGCATTGGCAGCAGATATAAAGCAGACTACAAGCATTTTTCCTCACAAGTCACATCCTGTTTTTCAAGTCACGCCACTTCCTTCTAACcacaaaatgtacttttgtGAACTAAATATGTTACAAGATAATACTGTTCACTACACTGGAGCACTCTTTTCCCTAAATTTGGTTCCTGGTACCGTGACATTCCTCCTGTCCTGTACCACAATAATAATTTTGGTGAAGTTTTGTGTTGGTGCGGACATGCAGGTCAGCACTTTTCTTGTCCAGTGAATGGTGTTTCTTGTCAGAGTGGGAGTCTGCTGTAAATTAAAACCATCATGAGTTGGATCCACTGAATGAGAAAATCCCACTGGACTGAGTGAATATTGGTCCAGACAATACacatgaaaaaatgtatgtttctgagggacaGGATAAAGTGTGGAGAAGTAGAAAAGCTGAGTGACTGTAGTGATGTCATGTATGACTTCATTCATTCGTACTCCCTTGACTGCTTCATTGACCTCGCCTTTCTATTCCATTCACAGAAAGATCATTGGTTACACTGTACAGTGATATCAGTATTAAAATAGCATTTAAATCCAGTTAATCTACATTTTATGTAAATTCAAGAAATCCCGAAACAGCAAAATGGTGTCTAGCCATGCAGAAAGTTTCGGTTTTATCTGCAGAGGTTTTAAGATACCCGGCTCCGTCTGCATGGCAAGATAACACTGGAAGTTGGTAAGAAAACCCTATTTTTGGTATGTGGACTGACACAGATGCCACATGACAATTCTTACCAAAGATAACAAGGATGAAGAGTAAGGTAGCCACTCCTGCTGTGATGTAGAACATAATGCTGATGTGATGAGCCAGCTGGTCTAAGTCGTCCACATTAGGCACCAGGATGGGAGGCACAAGGAACCCAATGGCAATACCCAGCTAGAAGACAATGAACACATATAacacaaatgaaagaaaaaaatggaagacAAAAGTGAACACGCATCATTGTTTCCCAAGTTCAAGGTGACTTAAAAACAGAAAGGTTTTGCTTATAACCCTGTGTTTTCTAAATTTCATATGCTGCCTGAAAAGTACCACAACAAGTGTATTTAGAGGGTATCATTGCCTGTTTTGACACCAgtgaaaatttaaattttagtAAAGTAATATACATTTTTGGTGTAAATACACACTTAATAACGTTATGATCCAATTGATCTTTTAAGGATAGATGGGGATGTTATCTGTAGTACATCTTGGTAGttcaattttaattattaaaaacatgattaaaCAACTAtcacatatttatttaattggcAATCCTCTCAAAGAAGCTATTTTACAATGTCACTCATCTAAAACTCGCATGTACAAGTCAATGAAACATGCCACATGGTAACCATCTCAGAATGTTTATTTCTACCATATGGGTTGCTAGAAAAGCATATTTTAACAGCATCTATGCCATCTAACTAATTCAACACAGAACTTCAGGATTGGGAAACAGTGTTTATACTTAAACAGCTAAACAGACATTGTACAACGAGGTTTCAGCAAACAGTTAACAGTTTTCTCTGGACTCTCGCAACACTGGAAGTCCTATACAACTCTGGCATCCTGTGCAGTTGCATAATCTACAGACAGCTCCCTCATTATGTGGACACTAGATATTCAGACAAACCTGGTTTCCCAGAACTCCTATGGAACAAGCGGTGGAAACCTCTTCCTCTCCGAACCACAATGAGGCAAGGTAAGAGGGAATACCAAGGATGAACACAGTGGCCACTGAGCACATAAACTGGCCAAAACAGGTGACTGGAAACAGATTGGGACCGGCACTACCAGTTTTTATCCAAGCACCAATGCAGTTAAAGGCTGACCCAACGAGGACAACGTCTCGGATTCCCCTGTTGTCCAGTAGCCACAGGACGGGCAGAATGAGTGGAATGTAAGTGACCAGGTAGATCAGGGACAACCAGTCGATGGCCAGAGAGTCAATGTTGTAGAAGCGCATGAATATGTTGCTAATAATGCTGTACTGAAGCCACATAAAGGCATTGCTGGCTGAGACGGCGCTAAAGAGAAACAGCATGAGCCAGCGTCGGTGGTAAAGTTTGGTCTCAGCCTTGGGGACCAGCTCTGCCTGGTCAGCCTGTAAAGCCCCAACGTCTAATCTTGACCCAACAGGGATGGCTCTGCCTAAAGGTCCGGGAGTCCACTGCAGCGAAGCGAGGCCCGGAGCGGGATTCTTTGCAGCCTTGGACCACGGCCATTCTTCACCACCAAGTTCAGAATTTGCATGGTTGTCTTTCAGAGTAttgttttgtggcattttaaCTGTCCTAAAGTGGGCCCCTGGAGCGTGAGAGGTGAGAGGTCTTGAAATTTCAGAGCTTGTGTCCTAACAGCTCGCTGTCCTGTGTACAAACTGCCTGTAGTGGAAAGATGCTTTTCTCAGAGGAGCCAGAGTCCGACCACAGCTGGAGTTACCATTGTCTAGTGTCCTGATTCACAACTCATAGCATGTCATGGCATTCTACAGATTTATTGCCTTCAGTCCGGTCATGTGATGTTAATATAGGAATTCTTCCAATTCTACTAAAGCCACTCCTGCAAACTCAAACCTTGTTTTACCTCTTGAGTTAACTGTCCCTATTATAGTGACCCCAGAAAACAAAAGAACCGACATATTTCTCTGTTGAACTTTATTAAGTACGTTGTGAAGGCTGAATACTGTTAAGGATAATCAAATATTCCTTTCCTGTTTTCCTCATTTTGCATGCAGTTTAAAAAGTAGATTTTACcacagattttgttttatgttgatttttacaatatatgatataatacaATTTTAGTGCAACAGTGTCTTTGAGATATGATTTAATTCCCTCATTCCTTCTTTTAGACCATTGAAGGGTGCGGTGCGATGTAATGTTCTGATAATGTAGGCCGTTTGGATGCAATAAAATAACACATGATAAAACCAGTTTGAGGCCTATATTGTATGAATGCAGGAGTCCAGTCAATTACTAAGTCTGTGAAAGTTGTTTGTCATGCACAAATGACCGGAAAAGCCTTGCTCTGTGGAGGTGTCACTAGGGATAAGGTGTGTAGGAAGGTTGTCAAGGCAGTTTTAAATGTAGTGTTAAACCTGTCTGACGGCTGAAGTGTATTTAAgaagttgaaacaaaaatatttgttaaaagaCAACATGAGCAGTCAGAAAGCCAGCAAGAGTTTGTTCTTCCTGCCTACATCGAAAAACCCAGTTTGTGCTCTGGGTTACACAACGCTAATTCTCCAGCACTAAGCGATGACTTTTAAGTGACATTTTGCTTGGAGTTAATGTACTGTAAGTTGAGTCAAGTGTTGTTGTTCAGAATCTTAAAGTGTTGAATGTGATGTTGTCAGTGGCACAATGCTGATCTTTGCACTGCTGTCTGCCTTTTTGGCAGCTTAAAATGTCCTGCTGCCTCTTTACTAAGATAAACACAACAATAGCAGCACACTAATGCATTTCCATAAAAGTAAAATGAGAATGATATATGTGAAGAATGTTGTGAGTTGTTTTACTGACTATCACAGGTTACAGTACAGTCACAGAAAGAAATCCAGAAAACAATATCCGTGGTAATGTTCAACTGcaactgtgtgtttaatgtgtaatAAATGGTTtatcacattaaaaacaatgtaactgTGTATATATTTAGTATGACTACTTTAGTATGACTACTGCAATGCTCTCTTCTCTTGTCTAACCAAGAAAGCTTTGAATAAACTGCAAGTATAGCCATACTGGTAATTGTTTggaccagtggtggaagtattCAAATCCTTTATATagccctgcattgaaaatgtgatttaaacAAAAGTATGTTAGTATAATCAtataaatgtacttaaagtattaaaagtaaaattattcacaaaatccttacattttagaaactggaaatgatcaaaacagttctgtcaatcaactaagtgtttcattggctaatcatttcagctgcacTTGTAGGCTGTTATAGTGTTGGGtagtttgatttgattttttgtaGGGATAATTTTGTTggcattttaggtctttatttttataggacagctgaatacATGAAAGAGGAGcaagagggggaatgacatgcagcaaaaggctgcAGTTTGGAGTCGAACcagcatcgaggagtaaacctctataaatgggTGCACGCTCAGGTGAGCGACCCTTGGGCGCAGAAGGGTAgtttcatttacaataaaaccTTGTATTTTATCAacaacatgtgtttgtgtgcaaaaatcttaatttgtaaagtaactggtaactaaagttgtcagatTAATGTTGTGGAGCTAAATTTCTctttgaaatgtagtggagtagaagtagaaagtgccTTTAAAAGAACAAGTAtctaaaatgtatatttaagtaCAGTTCTTGAGCTaatgtactcagttacattccaccactggtttgGACGGACTTCAGGATTCCGTCCTCAGGTTTTCATCACACAATGGTTTATAGTAGGTCATGGCAtagcagtgccctgctatgtcatgacctactacaaactactatttttagtcactgttccattatcttttactgtgactgttattgccaatATTCATTTCAACtccaaccggccgtcagacaccgcctaccaagagcctgggtctgtccgaggtttcttcctaaaatactttttcctcgccactgtcacactgttgcttgctctggagggaacaactagaactgttgggtccttgtaaattatagagtgtggtctacaCCTACttcatctgtaaagtgtctcgagatgactcttgttatgaattgatactgtaaataaaattgacttgaactgaattgaattgaattgaattgaattgaataaaccTGCTTGTATCTATGTCCCTTCTAAGTCCCACCAATTTCCAAAATCTTGTTTGGGTGCTGTGGTCCAGGACCCTCTGTGGAGCAGCTTTTCCAGAAAACCTGAGAGCATCCAAATTGGCTCACAGCTTCAAAACATTAAATGATCGATTCTAGTATCTTTTGTTGCTGCCACTTCACTATTGATGATTTACACAAATTTTGATTCTTTATTAGTTTGTTTATCTCAGACTACTTAACCATatagttgtctttttttgtattttgtggttACTGACAATGATATTGGTAATTTATACAAATTTGGATACTTTAGTAGTTTGTTTCTTTCAGGCAACTTGTTCAAATAGCTTTTTTGTATTCTGTGGTCACTATAATGGCAATGGCGGAGGGCAGGTATAAAGGCTCGACACCTGCGGACAAACTTACAAGAAAGGTTGTTTTGTGTAAACAGGACCCTCCACGTGCTTCATGCTGATTAATAACAAGTGGCTTTGTGTTTACAACGTTTTAATTGTGTGTAAATATCTGTTTATAATGTACCGTATAACAGTAGATAAAGGTTTTTTGTATTTATCTCTCACTGTTTAcacaattacaatttacaatgcCTTCACACAAATGATATATGATTTAAGACACATAGTGGCTGGTTAAATGTATGTCTATTCTTGCATGCTGGTTCATTGTGTATTGCTTCCATTTATTCATTCCCAGTAAACGACGCTTTGGCTTGAACGAACAGGGGATGCACTGTGGTCGCCTGAACGTGCGTAATTACGCAAACGTGCCTCATAATGTGTGGGAATGTCCGCATGATGGGTGGTGAATGGAGCCCTTACATACAGATTAAATTAGTGAACAAGTAGAT of the Etheostoma spectabile isolate EspeVRDwgs_2016 chromosome 18, UIUC_Espe_1.0, whole genome shotgun sequence genome contains:
- the flvcr2b gene encoding choline/ethanolamine transporter flvcr2b isoform X1, with product MPQNNTLKDNHANSELGGEEWPWSKAAKNPAPGLASLQWTPGPLGRAIPVGSRLDVGALQADQAELVPKAETKLYHRRWLMLFLFSAVSASNAFMWLQYSIISNIFMRFYNIDSLAIDWLSLIYLVTYIPLILPVLWLLDNRGIRDVVLVGSAFNCIGAWIKTGSAGPNLFPVTCFGQFMCSVATVFILGIPSYLASLWFGEEEVSTACSIGVLGNQLGIAIGFLVPPILVPNVDDLDQLAHHISIMFYITAGVATLLFILVIFVFQERPKLPPTQAQATARSIPPEQYSYTASILRLLRNKPFILLIITYGLNVGCFYAVGTLLNRMIIEHYPGEEVNAGRIGLTIVIAGMVGSLICGIWLDKTKTYKQTTLAVYFMSLVGMIVYAATLNLQHLWVVFITAGALGFFMTGYLPLGFEFAVELTYPESEGTSSGLLNCSAQVFGIIFTICQGKIMDRFGTLAGNIFLCVFLLIGTIITGLIKSDLRRQNANKLAKAAVSENKVEGQMSGQDYGATALITQPQTPPSQA
- the flvcr2b gene encoding choline/ethanolamine transporter flvcr2b isoform X2; amino-acid sequence: MPQNNTLKDNHANSELGGEEWPWSKAAKNPAPGLASLQWTPGPLGRAIPVGSRLDVGALQADQAELVPKAETKLYHRRWLMLFLFSAVSASNAFMWLQYSIISNIFMRFYNIDSLAIDWLSLIYLVTYIPLILPVLWLLDNRGIRDVVLVGSAFNCIGAWIKTGSAGPNLFPVTCFGQFMCSVATVFILGIPSYLASLWFGEEEVSTACSIGVLGNQLGIAIGFLVPPILVPNVDDLDQLAHHISIMFYITAGVATLLFILVIFVFQERPKLPPTQAQATARSIPPEQYSYTASILRLLRNKPFILLIITYGLNVGCFYAVGTLLNRMIIEHYPGEEVNAGRIGLTIVIAGMVGSLICGIWLDKTKTYKQTTLAVYFMSLVGMIVYAATLNLQHLWVVFITAGALGFFMTGYLPLGFEFAVELTYPESEGTSSGLLNCSAQVFGIIFTICQGKIMDRFGTLAGNIFLCVFLLIGTIITGLIKSDLRRQNANKLAKAAVEGQMSGQDYGATALITQPQTPPSQA
- the flvcr2b gene encoding choline/ethanolamine transporter flvcr2b isoform X3, with protein sequence MPQNNTLKDNHANSELGGEEWPWSKAAKNPAPGLASLQWTPGPLGRAIPVGSRLDVGALQADQAELVPKAETKLYHRRWLMLFLFSAVSASNAFMWLQYSIISNIFMRFYNIDSLAIDWLSLIYLVTYIPLILPVLWLLDNRGIRDVVLVGSAFNCIGAWIKTGSAGPNLFPVTCFGQFMCSVATVFILGIPSYLASLWFGEEEVSTACSIGVLGNQLGIAIGFLVPPILVPNVDDLDQLAHHISIMFYITAGVATLLFILVIFVFQERPKLPPTQAQATARSIPPEQYSYTASILRLLRNKPFILLIITYGLNVGCFYAVGTLLNRMIIEHYPGEEVNAGRIGLTIVIAGMVGSLICGIWLDKTKTYKQTTLAVYFMSLVGMIVYAATLNLQHLWVVFITAGALGFFMTGYLPLGFEFAVELTYPESEGTSSGLLNCSAQVFGIIFTICQGKIMDRFGTLAGNIFLCVFLLIGTIITGLIKSDLRRQNANKLAKAAGPSDCCNRSLDASSIVVEAKL